From the genome of Scytonema hofmannii PCC 7110, one region includes:
- a CDS encoding COP23 domain-containing protein, protein MNKYILLTSVSIFSAISLTISSCNNNLLGSSVAESEQPTIVSSSQLSKIEASPDPPTETAEKTQFTCGTTFNEQLKQKVPTTIAWKSSDKRAIVQWVKPMDNYWTPEKRCNEVSRRMQEADEAGTLKFLTNGKMNGQKVICTAIEVNGDCKNLVMTLRPQDKALLFLTELKDIFNGRSAGPIQHNSGETQIYIEIDLKEIWKNAPRLE, encoded by the coding sequence ATGAATAAATATATTTTGTTAACCTCTGTTTCAATTTTTTCAGCTATTTCCTTAACAATTTCTAGTTGCAATAATAACCTACTCGGTTCAAGTGTTGCTGAATCAGAACAACCTACTATTGTCTCCAGCAGTCAGTTATCAAAGATAGAAGCATCACCCGATCCCCCAACCGAGACAGCAGAAAAGACTCAGTTTACTTGTGGTACTACTTTTAACGAGCAATTAAAGCAAAAAGTACCAACCACGATCGCGTGGAAATCCTCAGATAAACGTGCGATTGTCCAATGGGTAAAACCGATGGACAATTATTGGACACCAGAAAAACGTTGCAATGAAGTTTCACGGCGAATGCAAGAAGCAGATGAAGCAGGAACTTTAAAATTTTTAACTAATGGCAAGATGAATGGTCAAAAGGTCATTTGTACGGCTATTGAAGTTAATGGTGATTGTAAAAATCTAGTAATGACTCTTCGCCCCCAGGACAAAGCATTATTGTTTTTAACTGAACTTAAAGATATCTTCAATGGTCGTTCCGCAGGTCCGATCCAACATAATTCTGGTGAAACTCAAATATATATTGAAATTGATTTGAAAGAAATCTGGAAGAATGCGCCGAGGCTTGAGTAG
- a CDS encoding DUF4407 domain-containing protein codes for MNIYHRSNFGRKSARSIYRKSQQQQTSSIINPQSFKDKKDKVEEFLISFCAAADFKLLKKPEFERERKKYVSIGTSVIFTALLASCSGGYAFFTAVKAINLSVGFGILWGAMILNIDRAMLINMSPKSGKQPNFFQKLVVASPRLLLSIAIGVIISTPLTLKIFEKEINAQIEQDFVKVEKVQQEAKKNEINKVKVELEKIESRIQELKKNKTAKQDELIEEIQGKIGSGKEGEGAAAKSIKESIKKIEDDIAKEEVAKVKEEQRIQPEIEQINQKYDRESNIRKDSDGFLNRFATREKIKHHNPTAGLAIHGVEFLLIAIEVFPLLIKLMSKDGNYEEAIKLEQENTLKNIKKQAENNVEIQERQQLIDYEYQTNDLDRQVLLAKSAKDPQSFNILLKMFELDSLKLDLYNKLLDKLIESINRHNTSQQDFDSIISIYGNSLSDHERATYADLFAQLQKLSQKDLQRTITLLKSVSPQQTA; via the coding sequence ATGAATATCTATCACCGTAGCAACTTTGGACGCAAATCTGCTCGCTCTATATATCGTAAATCTCAACAGCAGCAAACATCAAGCATAATTAATCCTCAATCATTTAAAGATAAAAAAGATAAAGTTGAGGAATTTTTGATTAGTTTCTGTGCGGCTGCGGATTTCAAGCTCCTTAAAAAACCTGAATTTGAGCGAGAACGTAAAAAATACGTCAGTATCGGTACTTCCGTTATTTTTACCGCTCTACTAGCTAGTTGTTCTGGTGGCTACGCCTTTTTTACCGCTGTTAAGGCAATTAATTTGTCAGTTGGTTTTGGTATTCTCTGGGGAGCCATGATTTTAAATATTGATCGAGCGATGTTAATCAATATGTCTCCTAAATCTGGTAAGCAACCTAATTTCTTTCAAAAATTAGTTGTTGCATCCCCTCGATTATTACTCTCGATTGCGATTGGTGTGATAATTAGTACACCGTTAACTTTAAAAATATTCGAGAAAGAAATTAATGCCCAAATCGAACAAGATTTTGTCAAGGTAGAAAAAGTACAACAAGAAGCGAAAAAAAATGAAATCAACAAAGTTAAAGTCGAGCTAGAAAAAATTGAAAGTAGAATTCAAGAACTAAAGAAAAATAAGACTGCTAAACAAGATGAATTGATTGAGGAAATTCAAGGAAAAATTGGCTCTGGTAAAGAAGGTGAAGGTGCTGCAGCGAAATCTATCAAAGAAAGTATTAAGAAAATTGAAGATGATATTGCCAAAGAAGAAGTCGCTAAAGTAAAAGAGGAGCAAAGAATTCAGCCAGAGATAGAGCAGATCAACCAAAAATACGATCGCGAATCAAATATTCGCAAAGATAGCGATGGTTTTTTGAATCGATTTGCTACCAGAGAAAAAATAAAACATCATAATCCTACAGCGGGTTTAGCTATTCATGGTGTTGAATTTTTATTAATCGCGATTGAGGTTTTTCCCCTACTCATAAAACTCATGTCAAAAGATGGGAACTATGAAGAAGCTATCAAATTAGAACAAGAAAATACTCTGAAAAACATAAAAAAACAGGCAGAAAATAATGTTGAAATTCAAGAAAGACAGCAATTGATTGACTATGAATACCAAACTAACGATCTTGATCGACAAGTCCTTTTAGCTAAAAGTGCTAAAGACCCTCAAAGCTTTAATATATTATTGAAAATGTTTGAATTAGATTCACTCAAGCTAGATCTTTACAATAAATTGCTGGATAAACTGATTGAATCTATTAATCGGCATAACACCAGCCAACAAGACTTTGACTCCATCATCTCAATCTATGGTAACAGTTTAAGCGATCACGAGCGAGCCACCTATGCCGATCTTTTCGCACAGTTACAGAAACTGAGTCAAAAAGATTTACAACGCACGATTACTTTACTCAAATCGGTATCACCCCAACAAACCGCTTGA
- the gltX gene encoding glutamate--tRNA ligase, whose protein sequence is MTVRVRIAPSPTGNLHIGTARTAVFNWLFARHHGGQFILRIEDTDVERSRPEYTDNILEGLRWLGLTWDEGPFFQTERLEIYKQAVKTLLDKGLAYRCYTTSEELEALREAQKARGEAPRYDNRHRNLTPEQEAAFKAEGRNFVIRFKIDDDREIVWNDLVRGKMVWRGNDLGGDMVIARAAADDIGVALYNFAVVIDDMDMQITHVIRGEDHIANTAKQILIYEAFGAKVPEFAHAPLILNQEGRKLSKRDGVTSIFDFKQMGFTSEALVNYMTLLGWSPPDSTQELFTLEEAAKVFGFERVNKAGAKFDWAKLDWINSQYIHNMPVDKLTDLVIACWEEAGYQLTRGRDRPWLEQLVTLIGPSLTRLTDAVSISRLFFVDTVEFSEEAQAQLKQEGSAATLKWIVDALENQQLTEASAQELIKQVVKEKNVKKGLVMRSLRAGLTGDLHGPDLIQSWLLLNQIGLDKSRLLQAVSMMKF, encoded by the coding sequence GTGACTGTTAGAGTCCGTATTGCTCCCAGCCCAACTGGGAATTTACACATTGGTACAGCAAGGACAGCCGTCTTTAATTGGTTGTTCGCCCGCCACCATGGCGGTCAATTTATCCTGCGGATAGAAGATACAGATGTCGAGCGATCGCGTCCCGAATATACAGATAATATCCTGGAGGGATTGCGCTGGCTGGGGCTGACCTGGGATGAAGGACCATTTTTTCAAACTGAGCGTTTGGAAATATACAAACAAGCAGTCAAAACACTTTTAGATAAGGGATTGGCTTATCGCTGCTATACCACCTCAGAAGAATTGGAAGCACTCAGAGAAGCGCAGAAAGCCAGAGGAGAAGCTCCCCGTTACGATAATCGTCACCGAAATCTCACACCAGAACAAGAAGCAGCTTTTAAAGCAGAAGGGCGCAACTTTGTCATTCGGTTCAAAATTGATGACGATCGCGAAATTGTTTGGAACGACTTAGTCCGTGGCAAGATGGTTTGGCGGGGGAACGATCTGGGCGGTGATATGGTCATTGCTCGTGCAGCCGCAGATGATATCGGTGTAGCCCTGTACAACTTTGCTGTTGTCATTGATGACATGGATATGCAAATCACCCATGTGATTCGAGGCGAAGACCATATTGCTAACACTGCCAAACAAATACTTATATATGAAGCTTTCGGTGCTAAAGTACCAGAGTTTGCTCACGCACCCCTGATTCTTAACCAAGAAGGACGCAAGCTTTCTAAGCGAGATGGAGTGACATCTATTTTTGACTTTAAGCAAATGGGTTTTACATCTGAGGCGCTGGTGAATTACATGACTTTGTTGGGATGGTCTCCCCCAGACTCAACTCAGGAACTTTTCACCTTAGAGGAAGCAGCCAAAGTGTTTGGCTTTGAGCGAGTCAATAAAGCAGGAGCAAAATTTGATTGGGCAAAATTGGACTGGATTAACAGTCAGTACATTCACAATATGCCTGTTGATAAGCTGACAGATCTAGTAATAGCCTGTTGGGAAGAAGCTGGATACCAATTAACGAGAGGACGCGATCGCCCTTGGTTGGAACAGTTAGTCACTTTAATTGGTCCGAGTCTGACTCGCCTTACAGATGCTGTCTCAATTTCGCGACTCTTTTTTGTAGACACAGTTGAATTTAGCGAGGAAGCACAGGCACAATTAAAGCAAGAAGGTTCTGCTGCAACTCTCAAGTGGATTGTAGACGCTTTGGAGAATCAGCAGTTGACAGAAGCTAGCGCTCAAGAACTGATTAAGCAGGTCGTTAAGGAGAAAAACGTCAAAAAAGGTTTGGTCATGCGTTCTCTCAGGGCTGGTTTAACAGGAGATTTGCACGGTCCCGATCTCATCCAATCCTGGTTGCTGCTCAATCAAATTGGTTTAGATAAGTCCCGCTTGCTTCAAGCAGTCTCAATGATGAAGTTTTGA
- the ftsH2 gene encoding ATP-dependent zinc metalloprotease FtsH2 produces MKFSWRVLVLWTLPALVIGFFFWQGAFSGAPTDLSKNTASTRMTYGRFLEYLDANRVTGVDLYEGGRTAIVEAVDPELDNRVQRVRVDLPSNAPELIRKLKDKGVSFDAHPMRNDGAIWGLLGNLVFPVLLITGLFFLFRRSSNLPGGPGQAMNFGKSRARFQMEAKTGIKFDDVAGIEEAKEELQEVVTFLKQPEKFTAVGARIPKGVLLVGPPGTGKTLLAKAIAGEAGVPFFSISGSEFVEMFVGVGASRVRDLFKKAKDNAPCIIFIDEIDAVGRQRGAGIGGGNDEREQTLNQLLTEMDGFEGNTGIIIIAATNRPDVLDAALLRPGRFDRQVIVDAPDIKGRLEILKVHARNKKLDPSVSLEAIARRCPGFTGADLANLLNEAAILTARRRKDAITNAEIDDAVDRVVAGMEGTPLVDSKSKRLIAYHEIGHAIVGTLLKDHDPVQKVTLIPRGQAQGLTWFIPSEDQGLITRSQLKARITGALGGRAAEDIIFGAAEVTTGAGGDLQQVTGMARQMVTRFGMSDLGPVSLESQTGEVFLGRDWMTRSEYSESIAARIDGQVRVIVDECYQSSKKIVRDNRTVMDRLVDLLIEKETIDGEEFRQIVAEYTTVPEKQQYIPTL; encoded by the coding sequence ATGAAATTTTCCTGGAGAGTTCTAGTACTCTGGACATTGCCAGCATTGGTAATTGGCTTTTTCTTCTGGCAAGGTGCATTTTCCGGTGCTCCAACTGACCTAAGTAAGAACACAGCCAGTACTCGCATGACTTATGGTCGCTTTCTAGAATATTTAGACGCCAATCGGGTGACTGGCGTTGATTTATATGAAGGCGGTAGAACGGCAATTGTGGAAGCTGTCGATCCAGAATTGGATAACCGCGTACAGAGAGTGCGGGTAGACTTACCATCCAATGCTCCTGAGTTGATTAGAAAACTTAAAGATAAAGGAGTGAGTTTTGATGCTCACCCCATGCGAAATGATGGAGCAATTTGGGGACTGTTGGGTAATCTTGTTTTTCCTGTCTTATTGATTACCGGTTTGTTTTTCCTGTTCCGCCGTTCTAGCAACCTACCAGGTGGTCCCGGACAAGCGATGAACTTCGGTAAATCAAGAGCACGCTTCCAAATGGAGGCAAAAACCGGAATCAAATTTGATGATGTTGCCGGTATTGAAGAAGCTAAAGAGGAACTGCAAGAAGTTGTCACCTTCCTGAAACAGCCAGAGAAATTTACTGCAGTTGGCGCACGCATTCCCAAAGGAGTGCTGCTAGTTGGACCTCCAGGAACAGGTAAAACACTGTTGGCAAAAGCGATCGCAGGTGAAGCTGGCGTACCGTTCTTTAGCATTTCTGGTTCGGAATTTGTCGAAATGTTTGTTGGGGTCGGTGCTTCTCGAGTCCGCGATCTGTTTAAAAAAGCCAAAGATAATGCTCCTTGTATCATCTTTATTGATGAAATTGACGCCGTAGGACGTCAGCGAGGTGCGGGAATCGGTGGTGGAAATGATGAACGCGAGCAAACCCTCAACCAATTGCTGACCGAAATGGATGGTTTTGAGGGTAACACTGGTATCATTATTATTGCTGCGACAAACCGTCCTGATGTATTAGACGCAGCCCTGTTGCGTCCAGGACGTTTTGATAGACAAGTGATTGTGGATGCGCCCGACATCAAAGGACGTTTGGAAATTTTAAAAGTCCACGCCCGCAACAAGAAACTAGACCCAAGCGTTTCTTTAGAAGCTATTGCCCGTCGCTGTCCTGGATTTACTGGTGCAGACTTAGCTAACTTGCTCAACGAAGCGGCTATTCTTACCGCAAGACGCCGTAAAGATGCCATCACCAATGCAGAAATTGATGATGCTGTAGACCGGGTTGTAGCTGGTATGGAAGGTACACCATTAGTGGATAGCAAGAGCAAGCGTTTGATTGCCTATCACGAAATAGGACACGCGATCGTAGGTACATTGCTGAAAGACCACGATCCAGTCCAAAAGGTGACCCTGATTCCACGGGGACAAGCACAAGGTTTAACCTGGTTTATTCCTAGTGAAGATCAAGGGCTGATTACGCGATCGCAACTCAAAGCCAGAATTACTGGTGCTCTGGGTGGTCGTGCTGCAGAAGACATCATCTTTGGTGCTGCTGAAGTTACCACTGGTGCAGGCGGCGACTTGCAACAAGTCACCGGAATGGCAAGGCAAATGGTGACACGATTTGGAATGTCTGACTTAGGTCCAGTGTCCTTAGAAAGTCAAACAGGAGAGGTTTTCTTAGGTCGTGATTGGATGACCAGATCTGAATATTCAGAATCCATTGCCGCTCGGATTGATGGTCAAGTTCGCGTCATTGTAGACGAGTGCTACCAATCATCGAAAAAGATTGTACGGGATAATCGTACTGTCATGGATAGATTGGTAGATTTACTGATTGAGAAAGAAACCATTGACGGTGAAGAATTCCGGCAAATTGTAGCTGAATACACAACTGTTCCTGAAAAGCAACAGTATATTCCTACTCTTTAA
- a CDS encoding FG-GAP repeat domain-containing protein, translating into MTGSLDTTIKTNISNTSPINDSQSNQYVGVTNDLNTQSFYGSSESSLESGLIPDNILTPSKNANPLMTSSAIFADFNGDGKNDKLWYNTQTGETALWLMDGSNILAEASLKTLVPGATLNIADFNADNKTDLLIHNSQTGESTIWVMDGTTIVSEAPLTPLTGGWSPTLVDFNGDSKTDIFWRNTQTGENKAWLMDGTSVISEAALETFDTNWTAKAGFFNGDTNTDILWRNNTTGENIIWSMNGTTASASVAPTLGTEWEIASFGDFNFGLQTFETDIVWRNTATGENKVWLFDDGNVVTDAALPTLAGSGWKSLIGDFDGNGNTDIFWYNEETGENKVWTMDGATVTSDVSLQTQSPGAAWKASISDVNGDGKSDIFWRNYQTGENKVWTMDGTTYSESPVATRSPEWYTA; encoded by the coding sequence ATGACGGGATCTCTCGATACAACTATCAAGACAAATATTTCTAATACCTCCCCTATTAATGACAGCCAAAGCAACCAATATGTTGGCGTAACAAACGATTTAAATACTCAGAGTTTTTATGGCTCTTCAGAATCATCTTTGGAATCAGGATTAATACCCGATAACATTCTTACTCCATCGAAAAACGCCAATCCCCTCATGACCAGTTCCGCAATTTTTGCTGATTTTAATGGTGATGGGAAGAACGATAAGCTCTGGTATAACACTCAGACTGGAGAAACCGCTCTTTGGTTGATGGATGGTAGCAATATTCTTGCTGAAGCTTCTCTTAAAACATTGGTTCCTGGCGCAACATTGAATATTGCTGATTTCAATGCTGATAACAAAACCGATCTCCTCATACACAATTCTCAAACAGGCGAAAGCACTATTTGGGTCATGGATGGGACAACAATTGTCTCCGAGGCTCCTCTAACGCCGTTAACTGGTGGATGGAGTCCTACCCTTGTTGATTTTAACGGCGACAGCAAAACTGATATTTTCTGGCGCAACACTCAAACAGGCGAAAACAAAGCTTGGTTGATGGATGGCACCAGTGTCATATCTGAAGCTGCTTTAGAGACTTTTGATACAAATTGGACAGCTAAAGCAGGCTTTTTCAACGGTGATACCAATACAGACATTTTGTGGCGCAATAATACAACCGGCGAGAATATCATTTGGTCTATGAATGGTACAACTGCCTCTGCATCTGTAGCGCCTACTCTGGGTACAGAATGGGAAATTGCTAGCTTTGGCGATTTTAACTTTGGTCTTCAGACTTTCGAGACTGATATTGTCTGGCGCAATACTGCAACTGGAGAGAACAAAGTTTGGCTATTCGATGATGGAAACGTTGTCACTGATGCTGCCTTACCTACACTTGCTGGTTCTGGTTGGAAGTCTTTAATTGGTGATTTCGACGGCAATGGCAATACCGATATCTTCTGGTACAACGAAGAAACGGGCGAGAATAAAGTTTGGACAATGGATGGTGCAACTGTAACCAGTGACGTTTCTCTACAAACTCAAAGCCCTGGTGCTGCTTGGAAAGCTAGTATTTCTGATGTCAATGGAGATGGCAAATCTGACATCTTCTGGCGGAATTATCAAACAGGCGAGAACAAGGTTTGGACAATGGATGGTACTACCTATAGTGAATCTCCTGTCGCAACACGTTCTCCTGAGTGGTATACCGCTTAA
- a CDS encoding Uma2 family endonuclease, with translation MTQALRKPITIRDFLEWYPENSSKRYELHNGAIVEMAQPIGKHEVIIGFLIRLLTLEYDRLNFPYFIPKTALIQSPSSESCYSPDVLLLNLPALALEQLWEQYSTVELADSIPLVIEVVSTNWRDDYHKKLGEYEDIGIKEYWIVDYLGLGGQKFIGNPKQPTISVYQLVGEEYQVRLFRDNDRIVSLAFPELNVTAEQIFQAGGQLTFR, from the coding sequence ATGACACAAGCTTTAAGAAAGCCAATAACAATTAGGGATTTTCTGGAATGGTATCCAGAAAACTCAAGTAAACGATATGAACTACACAATGGAGCAATTGTTGAAATGGCACAGCCTATAGGGAAGCATGAAGTCATTATAGGTTTTTTAATACGTTTGCTAACGCTTGAATATGACCGATTAAATTTCCCTTATTTCATTCCTAAAACAGCATTAATTCAGTCCCCTAGTAGCGAATCCTGTTATTCCCCTGATGTACTACTGTTAAACCTTCCAGCCTTGGCATTGGAACAGTTATGGGAACAATATTCAACCGTCGAGCTAGCTGATTCAATTCCTTTAGTTATTGAAGTTGTCAGCACTAACTGGCGCGATGACTATCATAAAAAGCTTGGTGAATATGAAGACATAGGAATAAAAGAATATTGGATAGTAGATTATTTGGGGCTAGGTGGTCAAAAATTTATTGGCAATCCAAAACAGCCAACGATTTCTGTTTATCAATTAGTAGGTGAAGAATATCAAGTTCGACTGTTTAGAGATAATGACCGCATTGTGTCGCTAGCTTTCCCAGAATTGAATGTGACTGCTGAACAAATTTTTCAAGCTGGAGGGCAATTAACGTTTAGATAA
- the coaBC gene encoding bifunctional phosphopantothenoylcysteine decarboxylase/phosphopantothenate--cysteine ligase CoaBC, whose amino-acid sequence MTYDKSTHPLIQNPKLKRLIVGVGGGIAAYKICEVVSTLFKSGVEVKVILTNSAQKFITPLTLATLSRHPAYTDEAFWQSDRSRPLHIDLGEWADLILIAPLTANTLAKLVYGLADNLLTNTVLASKCPVLLAPAMNTDMWEQTVVQRNWQQLLTEQRFHGIGTGSGLLACDRVGAGRMAEPWEIAAYVQSLLHTAGQTDLAGKQVLISAGGTREYLDPVRFIGNPSTGKMGLALAQAALHRGANVTLVHGSASWDIPLGVKAIPVVSAEEMRSHMVRCLPNADVIIMSAAVADVKPRDYSQEKLAKKELPEALPLEPVPDIVAELAQLKQPHQRLIGFAAQTGDIVKPALEKLNRKNLDAIVANPIDEPGSGFGGDSNQAIFLDKQGRQLEIPPCSKLQMAHHIFDLLQSN is encoded by the coding sequence TTGACTTATGACAAATCCACTCATCCACTCATCCAAAATCCAAAATTGAAAAGATTAATCGTAGGCGTGGGCGGCGGTATAGCAGCTTATAAAATCTGTGAGGTTGTATCTACACTGTTTAAAAGTGGTGTGGAAGTGAAAGTTATTCTCACAAATTCAGCACAAAAATTTATCACGCCTTTAACTCTGGCAACGCTTTCTCGTCATCCAGCTTACACAGATGAAGCTTTTTGGCAATCCGATCGCTCTCGCCCATTACATATAGATTTGGGAGAGTGGGCAGATCTGATTTTAATTGCTCCTTTGACGGCAAATACGTTGGCAAAGTTAGTTTATGGTTTGGCTGACAATTTGCTGACAAACACTGTTTTGGCTTCTAAGTGTCCGGTACTGTTAGCCCCAGCAATGAATACTGATATGTGGGAGCAAACAGTTGTACAGAGGAACTGGCAGCAACTTTTAACAGAGCAACGATTTCATGGGATCGGAACAGGATCGGGATTGCTGGCATGCGATCGCGTTGGGGCGGGTAGAATGGCAGAACCTTGGGAGATTGCCGCTTACGTCCAATCGTTGCTACATACTGCAGGGCAAACAGATTTAGCAGGAAAGCAGGTTTTGATTAGTGCTGGTGGAACGCGAGAGTATCTCGATCCAGTCAGATTTATTGGCAATCCTTCTACTGGAAAAATGGGGTTAGCGTTAGCACAAGCAGCACTTCACCGAGGCGCAAATGTGACGCTGGTACACGGTTCGGCTAGTTGGGATATTCCTTTGGGCGTTAAGGCAATTCCTGTTGTGAGTGCCGAAGAAATGCGATCGCATATGGTGAGGTGTTTGCCAAATGCAGATGTTATTATTATGTCAGCAGCAGTAGCAGATGTTAAGCCAAGAGATTACAGTCAAGAGAAATTAGCAAAGAAAGAGCTTCCTGAAGCCTTACCTCTAGAACCCGTACCGGATATTGTTGCTGAATTAGCACAACTCAAACAACCCCATCAGCGTTTAATTGGATTTGCAGCACAAACAGGGGATATAGTCAAGCCAGCATTAGAGAAATTAAACAGGAAAAATTTAGATGCGATCGTCGCTAATCCAATCGATGAACCGGGGAGTGGGTTTGGTGGTGACAGCAATCAAGCCATTTTTTTAGATAAGCAAGGACGACAGTTGGAGATTCCTCCTTGTTCCAAATTACAAATGGCTCATCATATTTTTGATTTATTGCAAAGCAACTAG
- a CDS encoding DUF2555 domain-containing protein encodes MTTLSISKKDIAAMTPQEVEELATRLEQDNYSGAFEGLNDWHLLRAIAFQRPELVEPYIHLLDLEPYDEA; translated from the coding sequence ATGACAACTCTAAGCATTTCTAAGAAAGACATTGCTGCTATGACTCCACAAGAGGTGGAAGAATTAGCAACACGTCTAGAACAAGATAACTACAGTGGCGCTTTTGAGGGTTTGAATGATTGGCATCTCCTCCGGGCGATCGCTTTCCAACGCCCTGAGTTAGTCGAACCATACATTCATCTGTTAGATCTAGAACCATATGATGAAGCGTAA
- a CDS encoding alpha/beta hydrolase, translating to MTSTLQFINIPPKIDQPPKGLIVTLHGWGANAEDVAYLLPFFRLPEYQFIFPNAPYPYPYSAIGRAWYDLQTENLYQGLLESRQQLIDWLKSLESSTGVPLSRTILSGFSQGGAMTLDVGVTLPLAGLISMSGYLHPVAKKDETQNDSSSNISTNAPLPPVLIMHGTQDTVVPLQAAVIARQTLESSGFAVDYHEFDIGHEIRPEMLELLRNFIVANT from the coding sequence ATGACTTCTACTTTACAATTTATCAACATACCTCCAAAAATAGACCAGCCTCCAAAAGGTCTAATTGTGACTTTACATGGGTGGGGAGCAAATGCTGAGGATGTGGCATATCTTTTACCTTTTTTTAGGTTACCTGAGTATCAATTCATATTTCCTAATGCGCCGTATCCTTATCCTTATTCTGCTATAGGAAGAGCTTGGTATGACCTGCAAACGGAAAATTTGTATCAAGGATTGTTAGAAAGTCGCCAACAGCTAATAGATTGGTTGAAATCTTTAGAAAGTAGCACGGGTGTGCCTTTATCTCGCACAATTTTGAGTGGTTTTTCTCAAGGTGGCGCAATGACTTTGGATGTGGGAGTCACGCTACCTCTGGCTGGGTTAATTTCCATGAGTGGATATTTACATCCGGTTGCAAAAAAAGATGAAACACAAAATGATTCTTCTTCAAACATCTCCACAAATGCACCTCTACCTCCAGTTTTAATTATGCATGGCACACAAGATACAGTTGTGCCACTGCAAGCAGCAGTTATAGCAAGGCAAACTCTAGAATCTTCTGGGTTCGCAGTTGACTACCATGAATTTGACATAGGTCATGAAATCCGTCCGGAAATGCTAGAGCTATTACGCAATTTTATAGTTGCTAATACTTAA